A DNA window from Ralstonia solanacearum K60 contains the following coding sequences:
- a CDS encoding LuxR C-terminal-related transcriptional regulator, with the protein MLNVLIVEPHDIARAGLRQILKDSRLARQIEAVPDLSGSPDLLGQREWDVMLFSVESAAGDEFQTIKAVRQQHARLAVLALGRHPEALLAVRALKAGASGYLPMNATQPQLLAAINAISKGKKYLPPDLVEVLADNLNVDWDKPRHDALSDREFQTLRMLGSGRTLGEIAEALQISAKTVSVYRGRVLSKMKLRNNAELTMYVVSNGLQL; encoded by the coding sequence ATGCTGAATGTCCTCATCGTCGAACCACACGACATCGCCCGCGCAGGCCTGCGCCAGATCCTGAAGGATTCGCGCCTGGCGCGGCAGATCGAAGCCGTACCGGATCTGTCCGGCTCTCCCGACCTGCTCGGCCAGCGCGAGTGGGACGTCATGCTGTTTTCCGTCGAATCGGCCGCCGGCGACGAGTTCCAGACCATCAAGGCGGTCCGCCAGCAGCACGCGCGCCTGGCGGTGCTGGCGCTGGGCCGGCACCCGGAAGCGCTGCTCGCAGTGCGGGCACTCAAGGCCGGCGCCTCCGGCTACCTGCCGATGAATGCCACCCAGCCGCAATTGCTGGCGGCCATCAATGCCATTTCCAAGGGCAAGAAATACCTGCCCCCGGACCTGGTCGAGGTGCTGGCCGACAATTTGAATGTGGATTGGGACAAGCCGCGCCACGATGCGCTCTCCGACCGCGAGTTCCAGACGCTGCGCATGCTGGGCTCGGGCCGTACGCTGGGCGAGATCGCCGAGGCGCTGCAGATCAGCGCCAAGACCGTCAGCGTGTACCGGGGGCGCGTGCTGTCCAAGATGAAGCTGCGCAACAACGCGGAGCTGACGATGTACGTCGTCAGCAACGGGCTCCAGTTGTAG
- the fliL gene encoding flagellar basal body-associated protein FliL, with protein MAEAAAANTVPAPAKGGSTKLLLIILIVLVLIGMGGAAAWFFLGGGSHAAAGPAAPPKPKEPYFVPMETLTVNLQPEEGNDRYLQIAITFKSYDKHAEEAIKSYTPELRSRVLMLLSSKAPAELYTNEGKAKLAKEIVEQCEQAYKAVGKESPVADVLFTNFVIQ; from the coding sequence ATGGCCGAAGCCGCTGCCGCCAATACCGTTCCCGCCCCAGCCAAGGGCGGCTCCACCAAGCTGCTGCTGATCATCCTGATCGTGCTCGTGCTGATCGGCATGGGCGGCGCGGCGGCGTGGTTCTTCCTGGGCGGCGGCAGCCACGCCGCCGCCGGCCCCGCCGCCCCGCCCAAGCCGAAGGAGCCCTACTTCGTGCCCATGGAGACGCTCACCGTCAACCTGCAGCCCGAGGAAGGCAACGACCGCTACCTGCAGATCGCCATCACCTTCAAGAGCTACGACAAGCACGCCGAAGAGGCCATCAAGTCCTACACGCCCGAGCTGCGCAGCCGCGTGCTGATGCTGCTGTCGTCCAAGGCGCCCGCCGAGCTGTACACCAACGAGGGCAAGGCCAAGCTCGCCAAGGAAATCGTCGAACAGTGCGAACAGGCCTACAAGGCGGTCGGCAAGGAATCTCCGGTGGCGGACGTTCTGTTCACCAACTTTGTGATCCAGTGA
- a CDS encoding putative bifunctional diguanylate cyclase/phosphodiesterase: MNPSTLSTRAVLAPAHAAQATHAAHLGERAGVSADCPAHPAPPGLCAKLDLLSMVNALTEGLLVCDAQRRVTYANPSAARLLGVSLDTLVGLRLPEAVGAAIDEFDTPIRDIDWPDGDVLADGRPQLNQIFGLRCLDGRTVWVSTNWTPLYAAAGEPATASPAGRHAQPYAVLVSLVDITQIREAQQRIRHLATHDTLTGLLNRCALEDRLEHALALARRNGTRVSVMFLDLDRFKNINDTLGHQFGDQLLREVAARLQACAREADTVARLGGDEFVVMLESLDGMGTRRVAERILAAIGAPFHIEGQELFVGVSIGIAVAPHDGDDPNTLLRKADAAMYLAKERGRNNFQTFTSDLDDRVSRRFRIESGLRRASDRNEFYANYQPRVDVRTGRIVGVEALIRWNSADFGRLMPGQFIQDAEETGLIVEIDRWILRAACDQLARWRRIGLPHLRMSINLSGQAFSSGQLSGMVRGALTNSGLPGEAVELEMTEGILIRDDPSLHALLTELRALGVSLALDDFGTGYSSLSYLHRFPIDTLKIDRSFVQDLPHVAERAAITRAIIMMAQAMGMKTVAEGVETAGQLEFLREIGCDEYQGYLLTRPLEPAAMHDLVREHERRHGAVRPGFLPL, from the coding sequence GTGAACCCGTCGACCCTTTCCACCCGTGCAGTCCTCGCGCCCGCCCATGCGGCACAGGCGACCCATGCGGCACATCTGGGCGAACGGGCCGGCGTGTCCGCCGATTGCCCCGCGCATCCCGCGCCGCCCGGCCTGTGCGCGAAGCTGGATCTGCTGTCGATGGTCAACGCGCTGACCGAGGGCCTCCTGGTGTGCGATGCGCAGCGCCGGGTCACCTATGCCAACCCCAGCGCGGCGCGCCTGCTGGGCGTATCGCTCGACACGCTGGTCGGCCTGCGGCTGCCGGAGGCGGTCGGGGCGGCCATCGACGAATTCGACACCCCCATCCGCGACATCGACTGGCCGGACGGCGACGTGCTGGCCGACGGCCGGCCCCAACTGAACCAGATTTTCGGCCTGCGCTGCCTGGACGGCCGCACCGTGTGGGTGTCCACCAACTGGACGCCGCTGTACGCTGCGGCCGGCGAACCGGCGACGGCGTCGCCCGCGGGCCGCCACGCGCAGCCGTACGCGGTGCTGGTGTCGCTGGTCGACATCACGCAGATCCGCGAGGCGCAGCAGCGTATCCGCCACCTGGCCACGCACGACACGCTGACCGGCCTGCTGAACCGCTGCGCGCTGGAAGACCGGCTGGAGCACGCGCTGGCGCTGGCGCGGCGCAACGGCACGCGCGTGTCCGTGATGTTCCTCGACCTGGACCGCTTCAAGAACATCAACGACACGCTGGGCCACCAGTTCGGCGACCAGCTCCTGCGCGAGGTGGCCGCCCGGCTGCAGGCCTGCGCGCGCGAGGCGGACACCGTGGCCCGCCTGGGCGGCGACGAGTTCGTCGTCATGCTCGAGTCGCTCGACGGCATGGGCACGCGCCGTGTGGCCGAGCGTATCCTGGCGGCCATCGGCGCGCCGTTCCATATCGAGGGGCAGGAGCTGTTCGTGGGGGTGTCGATCGGTATTGCCGTGGCGCCGCACGACGGCGACGATCCCAACACGCTGCTGCGCAAGGCCGACGCCGCCATGTACCTGGCCAAGGAGCGCGGCCGCAACAACTTCCAGACCTTCACCAGCGACCTGGACGACCGCGTCTCGCGGCGCTTCCGCATCGAATCCGGCCTGCGCCGCGCCAGCGACCGCAACGAGTTCTACGCCAATTACCAGCCGCGCGTGGATGTGCGCACCGGCCGCATCGTCGGCGTGGAGGCGCTGATCCGCTGGAATTCCGCCGATTTCGGGCGCCTGATGCCGGGCCAGTTCATCCAGGATGCCGAGGAGACCGGCCTGATCGTCGAGATCGACCGCTGGATCCTGCGGGCCGCCTGCGACCAGCTCGCGCGCTGGCGCCGCATCGGGCTGCCGCACCTGCGCATGTCGATCAACCTGTCGGGGCAGGCGTTCAGCTCCGGCCAACTGAGCGGTATGGTGCGGGGCGCGCTGACCAACAGCGGTCTGCCGGGCGAAGCCGTCGAGCTAGAGATGACCGAAGGCATCCTGATCCGCGATGACCCGTCGCTGCACGCGCTGCTGACCGAGCTGCGCGCGCTGGGCGTGTCCCTGGCGCTGGACGATTTCGGTACGGGGTATTCGTCGCTGTCCTATCTGCACCGCTTCCCGATCGATACCCTCAAGATCGACCGCTCGTTCGTGCAGGACCTGCCCCACGTGGCCGAGCGCGCCGCCATCACCCGGGCCATCATCATGATGGCGCAGGCGATGGGCATGAAGACCGTGGCCGAGGGCGTGGAAACCGCCGGGCAGCTCGAATTCCTGCGCGAAATCGGCTGCGACGAGTACCAGGGCTACCTGCTCACGCGGCCGCTGGAGCCGGCGGCCATGCACGACCTCGTGCGCGAGCACGAGCGGCGCCATGGCGCGGTGCGGCCGGGCTTCCTGCCGCTGTAG
- a CDS encoding flagellin, producing MSLSLNTNISSLQTQQALSTSQSALQKSLQRLSTGMRVNSAQDDAAAYASASSLTTTLNAQTQGIQNANGANSYLQTADSYLGQVENNLQRMRQLAVEANNGGLSAADQTNLDKEYQQLATANKNIETNANYNGNKLFDGSVASTTFQYGQNAATDVATVTNVDMSAYGTLAGTSVTSVANATAAQAAIDTDLTSLKAARASLGAQQSGLASTINTLTSNNTALSAAKSTLVDTDYASETSNMTRQNILQQAGTAMLAQANSAPNSILNLLKG from the coding sequence ATGTCCCTCAGCCTCAATACCAACATCTCGTCCCTGCAAACGCAGCAAGCTCTGTCGACGTCGCAGTCCGCTCTGCAAAAGTCGCTGCAGCGCCTCTCGACCGGTATGCGTGTGAACAGCGCGCAGGATGACGCAGCGGCCTATGCTTCGGCCAGCAGCCTGACCACGACCCTGAACGCGCAAACGCAAGGTATCCAGAACGCCAACGGTGCGAACTCGTACCTGCAAACGGCCGACTCGTACCTGGGCCAGGTTGAAAACAACCTGCAGCGTATGCGCCAGCTGGCCGTGGAAGCCAACAACGGCGGTCTGTCGGCAGCCGACCAGACCAACCTGGACAAGGAATACCAACAGTTGGCAACGGCCAACAAGAACATCGAAACCAACGCCAACTACAACGGCAACAAGCTGTTCGACGGTTCGGTGGCTTCGACGACCTTCCAGTACGGCCAGAACGCCGCCACGGACGTGGCCACGGTCACCAACGTCGACATGTCGGCCTACGGCACGCTGGCCGGTACGAGCGTGACCAGCGTTGCCAACGCGACCGCAGCCCAGGCGGCGATCGATACCGATCTGACCTCCCTGAAGGCCGCCCGCGCCAGCCTGGGTGCGCAGCAGTCCGGTCTGGCGTCGACCATCAACACGCTGACGTCGAACAACACGGCACTGTCGGCCGCCAAGTCGACGCTGGTCGATACCGACTACGCTTCTGAAACGTCGAACATGACCCGCCAGAACATCCTGCAGCAAGCGGGTACCGCCATGCTGGCGCAGGCCAACTCGGCACCCAACAGCATTCTGAACCTGCTGAAGGGCTAA